Proteins co-encoded in one Kribbella solani genomic window:
- a CDS encoding SH3 domain-containing protein — protein sequence MKNRILVGAVLTAALAGSQAALVVPATAAPVTAQAGCSKRFVIAEAKLNIRKTASASSDSLGTFPKGAQASCSANYAGGDVTACGSSGNTWTQIKYGTKSGYVPFSCVKFVDAS from the coding sequence GTGAAGAACCGGATTCTGGTTGGTGCGGTACTGACCGCGGCTCTGGCCGGTAGCCAGGCGGCGCTCGTCGTGCCGGCGACGGCTGCCCCCGTGACCGCGCAGGCCGGGTGCTCCAAGCGTTTCGTCATCGCGGAGGCGAAGCTGAACATCCGCAAGACGGCCAGCGCGAGTTCTGACAGCCTCGGCACTTTTCCGAAGGGGGCCCAGGCGAGCTGCTCGGCCAACTACGCGGGTGGCGACGTCACTGCCTGCGGGTCGAGCGGCAACACCTGGACCCAGATCAAGTACGGCACGAAGAGCGGGTACGTTCCGTTCAGCTGCGTGAAGTTCGTCGACGCGAGCTGA
- a CDS encoding sugar ABC transporter permease — protein MTATDLTDERLRPTSGARGAATALLDRVRAGELGMVPVMAGLLVICVVLQILNPIFLSSTNLVNLLMECVPVGIIALGIVCVLLVGQIDLSVGSISGLCAAITAILFVKEGWPAWLAVLVSLAAGAAIGLLYGQIFNRIGIPTFVITLAGLLSFLGLQLKTLGAIGSINLPFDSGLVEFAQLRFVPAWLSYVFVLLAAGALFVAGFRHAVKRRAANLSARSLRFLLVRSCVLAAGLGFAAWYLNRTRGIGWMFVLFVALALALHYALTSTKWGKAMYAVGGNVEAARRAGINVRLIYVSAFTICTTLAAFGGILGAARLAAANQASGGGDVNLNAIAAAVIGGTSLFGGRGTAFAAVLGMLVIQAISSGLTLLSLDSSYRFLVTGVVLLLAVGVDSLARRTRASHGRG, from the coding sequence CGAGCGCCTCCGCCCCACGTCCGGCGCACGCGGTGCCGCCACCGCCCTCCTGGACCGGGTGCGCGCCGGTGAGCTCGGAATGGTGCCGGTCATGGCCGGGTTGCTGGTGATCTGCGTGGTCCTGCAGATCCTGAACCCGATCTTCCTGTCCAGCACCAATCTGGTCAACCTGCTGATGGAGTGCGTGCCGGTCGGGATCATTGCCCTCGGCATCGTGTGCGTACTGCTCGTCGGACAGATCGACTTGTCGGTCGGCTCCATCAGCGGCCTGTGCGCGGCGATCACCGCGATCCTTTTCGTCAAAGAGGGTTGGCCTGCTTGGCTGGCAGTGCTTGTCTCGCTCGCCGCCGGCGCCGCGATCGGCCTGCTGTACGGGCAGATCTTCAACCGGATCGGCATCCCCACCTTCGTGATTACGTTGGCCGGGCTGCTGTCCTTCCTCGGGTTACAGCTGAAAACGCTCGGAGCGATCGGTTCGATCAACCTGCCGTTCGACTCCGGGCTGGTCGAGTTCGCACAGCTGCGGTTCGTACCCGCCTGGTTGTCGTACGTCTTCGTGCTGCTTGCCGCGGGAGCGCTCTTCGTTGCCGGATTCCGGCACGCGGTCAAGCGCCGCGCCGCGAACCTGTCGGCCAGGTCGCTTCGCTTCCTGCTGGTGCGAAGCTGCGTACTCGCGGCCGGCCTGGGCTTCGCCGCCTGGTACCTGAATCGCACCCGCGGGATCGGCTGGATGTTCGTTCTGTTCGTGGCGCTCGCGCTGGCGCTGCACTACGCCCTGACCTCGACCAAGTGGGGCAAGGCCATGTACGCGGTCGGCGGCAACGTCGAGGCGGCGCGCCGGGCCGGCATCAACGTACGCCTCATCTATGTCTCGGCGTTCACGATCTGCACCACGCTCGCCGCCTTCGGCGGGATTCTCGGCGCGGCCCGGCTCGCGGCGGCCAACCAGGCCAGCGGCGGCGGAGACGTCAACCTGAACGCGATCGCGGCCGCGGTGATCGGCGGCACGTCCTTGTTCGGTGGGCGGGGCACCGCGTTCGCCGCCGTCCTCGGAATGCTTGTCATCCAGGCGATCTCGAGCGGTCTGACCCTACTGAGCCTGGATTCGTCCTACCGCTTCCTCGTCACCGGCGTCGTGCTCCTGCTGGCGGTCGGCGTCGACTCACTGGCCCGCCGAACCCGCGCCAGCCACGGCCGCGGCTGA